The proteins below come from a single Pieris brassicae chromosome 1, ilPieBrab1.1, whole genome shotgun sequence genomic window:
- the LOC123715705 gene encoding uncharacterized protein LOC123715705, protein MRIELPEMRRCCFCFPLRKGVLAYGYICLIFTLFCLCLEIYLGYDDLTGMTLVAYHGNSFFTRAWLAILLYVIDLVFTIIMLVGAHLKRLRLLTIYFYYGVTTTLATFLTMFIINYDLLNRDPYHVIIEITFIVFAIILHLYMLCLVWNMIKRLKQNSGLTFVNQVAEVVIDSPTENIQNPL, encoded by the exons ATGAGAATAGAATTACCGGAAATGCGGCGTTGCTGTTTTTGCTTTCCGTTACGAAAAGGTGTTTTGGCGTACGGATATATTTGCTTG attttcacTCTATTCTGCCTGTGTCTGGAGATATATCTTGGGTACGATGACCTCACGGGCATGACATTGGTGGCTTATCATGGCAACAGTTTCTTCACCAGGGCGTGGCtggcaattttattatacgttATAGATCTCGTTTTCACGATTATAATGTTAGTTGGGGCACACCTG AAACGGCTTCGTCTTCTAACGATATATTTCTACTACGGCGTGACTACTACACTGGCTAccttcctcacgatgtttataataaactacgaCTTACTTAACAGAGACCCGTATCATGTGATTATCGAAATAACATTTATCGTATTTGCAATAA tTCTCCATTTGTATATGCTGTGTTTAGTGTGGAACATGATCAAAAGGTTAAAGCAGAACAGTGGACTGACCTTCGTGAACCAAGTCGCTGAAGTGGTTATAGACTCTCCCACTGAAAATATACAGAATcctctttaa